AACAGCAAGTACACAAGTGCTTTTTTAACCTGCTCCCCATCCATGAGTGGAAAAACGGTTTGTTGGTTTGCATGATGGACATATTAGGAGCATCTGTCCGGGAGAAATCTGGGGGAAACCCACAGGGTCCTCCGAAAATACCCACACTCTTTTTACAAAGTTAAAATAAAGCATTTCCAACACTGTACATGCATATGGCCAACCAATTCTCCAGGGGCCACATACCGGGGGTGATTGTGGCCCAAGGTGGTTGTGTCACTACCCAACATAGGAACGTAAGAGAATccagctgaatcagaccaaagacctatcCAGTCtagaattctgttctcatagttagccaaccagatgcctatgagaagctggaagcaggacctgaacacaaaaGTACTCACACATTCGCTCTCTCCCACAGAagctgttcacacacacacacacacacacatcactgaCCTTCTCACCACATGGTCTACTTTCCTTTTGTCATCACCACCAAAACTGACAAAATTTGGGGGAGCTAGATAAAATGTTTGGGGGGCTGAGCTGTAGATCAAACCCTACAGACAGGAGGTTGGCCGTTCCTGGTGTAAATGAATAACTAAGTGCAAAATAAGCAGCCTTCAACACCAACACCTGCTAATAGGCAATCCAAGAAAAACTGATCTACAGTTAGCCAAAATTCAGGCACCTCTGAGTTGGTTTGTTGCTCAGCAGCCACTTCACGAACTCTTTGCCAGCCTCCTCATCCAGGAATTTGTGGTAATCGCTGGTGAAAGTGCCATCCGCATGTCTTCTGCCAACGTGTTCAGCCGCTCCAGCTCCTTCTGAGAAACTTAAAGAGGGGAAATGGACAAATAACATCCTTGTGGGTCAGAATAAATCTATCCCCTGCCTAGTCCTTAATGTTGCTCAAATTCTCCCCAGCAAAAAATGTATAGGGCCAAATTTTGTATCTTCTAGCAAAATAGCACTAAGGACAAGCTTGCAAAGGGCAAACGTTTGGCACTTTCAGCCAAGACTGAGAGCTTTTAATGTCCTGATGATTTCAGTGGCAGGTTATAAAGCTCATGCTTATCTGCCTAAATAAATGGAACTTTAAAGTGTTTAACTTGGGCTTCTTCACGCTTCAGCGGTGTTCACCTGACCAAATATTACACGCAGCCACTATTAATCTCAGCATGTAATACCAAATCCCACCAGTTGGGATTAATATGTCTAGCATTAAGCAGCTCTGGCATTGAATCCAGACATCTTATTCTAGTGCTGAATTCCTGCTAGTGGGTTCAGGAAATGTTTCTGGAGCCGCAGATCCATTTTAAATAAGTGGGACTGCTCTAGATTATGGATGGGAGCCTTCAAATATGTACAAGAGACAGCTATCTCTACTGTTGATTCATCATCACCCGGGGAACCTTCTGTCTAAACTCTTTGAGAATGTTGATGCAGTATTTCAGTATTCTCTGAGAGCTGTGTTTCCAGAGAATAAAGTTGTTTGCCTCATCCTAGACAGTAATATCCTTCTGTGTGAGAGGATGTATATGGACGCaaacaattttaaaattatttcacaaGAGAACAAGTTTCTTAGTATCACGTGAGCCAGCTCCGCTGCGTGAGACCACAGGAATGAATGACAACAGAACAAACATTTCCTGAGAAAAAGTTCAGTATTCCTTGCTCAGAATTTTAATCAAGTTCAGAAACAGAAGATACAATATCAAACCGAGGGTTCCAGTGCTACTGTTGGAAGCAAAAGGCAATATTAAAATGTATTCCAAGCATGCTGAACCCAATATACTTCAGAATTAAATGTCCCCACATCAGAGCTGACTgtttcatcatttatttattttttacttcttaATCTCTAGATTTAATTCCTAGGAAGGggctgggaggagagagggggaaatgtgtcAAAATATCTGGCTGTCAGCAACATCAAGGAGTCCTGATGGGTTTTGTAGAGAATCTGCAACAGCCTGCAATATTATTTTCCTCGATCTTTTTGATGATGTGTAAGCATATAGGCATACAGAGAGGAATACTGGCCCTGTTTTAATGGCCTTGGGAGTTGCTTTCAACAGGTACACAAACAAGAGAACTGTGGCTTGCTGTGATCTTTGCCAAACTAATGTCTTAGATTTGACTGGTAATAATATCAAAGCAGcagagtcagttttaaagaacCATTATATTCTCTCAAAGCTATAAAAGGTCTCAGGGATAACTACACGGTTGTGTTTTTAAGAGAAGAAAAATGGGGACAGATTTTGAGCAGAAATGTggcatgcttaaccctttcccattTGCCATTTCTCTGGTCCAATTCGCCCCTCCCAGGGTAAAGGGTGAACCAAGGGCTACACGGCCCATTTTGTTGCTTTTCTCCTTACAATCACGGTTTTCCTTTAAACCAAAGCAAACCACTCCATGCGTTTGCATGCAACATGAGCCACTATGTTATAGGAAACAGAGTGCAAAAGAGGAGTGTTGCTTTCCCGTCTTGTATGGttgctttctctttttgtttctgaTTCAATGACTGATATCCAGTAGGACAGGTAAGAGCAGACATATACCATGCCTTGCTGCCaattacaaaaatgtatttttgtctATCAgattattatcatcaccaccatcccTCTCCAGCCATTGCCACAGGTATCTTTTCAAGAGCCACTGAAATGCCCAAAGTTATCTATAACCAGGTGTTCCAGAAATTCCTTTTTTTTACTCTTAGTTGTCTTTCTTCCTAACTTCCAACATGTATCACCATGTTTGACTTTCAGATCTTATTTTGCTATCATCATTACAGCAATCTCATAATCAATTTTTATGGCGCTCCTATGGCATATGCAGTGTCTTTTACAGCTGGCAATATAGATTTTGAGCACGGAAtcgagggaaggaggaagaaaggcaggaaggcaggaaggtaGGAAGGAAGTTGGGCCCTGCTCAGAAAGAGCTCACAGTCTAAAGGTACAAAACAAGTACAGATGGGACAAAGCGTGTTGATCTTTCAACTGCCAGGCTGCACAGGCAAAAATGTGTAGGGGGCTTGCAGGCGCGTCTGAGTGGGCTTATTAAGGGAAGGAACGGAGGCAGAAAGATGTCGTTCCAAATGTGCAGTCACTGAGGAAGATGGATCAAAGTCAGCAGCAGTGGGTAGAACAGGCCAAAAGGATCAAAAAGAAAAGGAGGTTGTCACGAGagtggtgagaacaggatgtaggTGGTTACTGATGGAGTACAGGTTACTGATGGAGGTGTTGGCAGCCTAATGTTATGGGATGCtttgaggcaggagaggaggggtaAATATATTCAACGTAACACACAGCAAGAGTgggaaggcacacacacacacaaacacccttttGTAAAGGGATGGGAAAGACAGTGACAGTGTGATGATGAATTTTTAGCAGCAACTTCTTGAAAAGGAGGGGAGAAGAAGGAGAGGcttgaagaggaggagtttgtgcAAACTTTGGAAATGGGAAaaaatggaagggaaaggaggatgctGGGAACAGCGGCAGATTGGGATCCTGGGGCAAACGGGGAACCAGAGAGATTGGGGTTGACAGAACTTGGGGTGGTCAAGAAGCTGGGTGCAAGACGTTTGAATGGAAGCAAAGCAGGATAGGGAAGAAATCAGAGGAAACGTGAAACCAACATTGATCTTCTGTACCACTTGACCTCATGGAGAAAACATGACCCATTCGAGCATGAAACAGCACAATCAAAGTCTCAAAAGAACTACGTTTTAATTGGCAGGTAGATCATTCCACACCCATGACAACATTTTCAATTACAAAAGAAGACTATGAAATACAGTGAGGAAGGTGTGGGAGCAATACATTGTGGTTCCAGCAGGCTTTGATTAgtattaatcccccccccaaaaaaagctaagAAATGCTTAATGATAGTAGCAACAGATGGATTCTtactctcttcttcctcctccatttgCTAGCCAAGCAATGAACTCCTTGGCAGCTTGGCTCTCCAAGTAAGAGCTGATGTCACTGGTGAAGGTGCCATCAGCATGTCTCTCGTATTCAGCATGACGCCTGGCGAGTCCGTTGCTAAAAGAAGAGCAGTTTCCTTAGAACTAGGAACGCTGGTGAATTTCACAATAATCGAGCATGCACACAAGCACAGCTTCATCCACTCGTTTGCGAGCTTTGAGAGCCGATTGCGCCTCGGGCAAGTGTTAGCAATATTTAACAAGACCGGTTGCGGCGGTGGCAAGAAAATAACAAACTGAAAGACTGTGTGTTGAAGTTGGCTGTTGTAACTGTACAGCCCTTTTCAAACTCAGATTGGCTGCGCTTCTGGAATGTGTGCTCCTATGAACTCTGCTTAGCTAAGATGATGGCACTAGCCGTGGGTCGGGCACACCAACGCCTCTGTTGCATTgcaggaagaagaaaataaagacaCTGCAAGACAAGCAAATCACAACCTGCCTGGGGGTGTGCAGATGGATGCTCGATTATGATGGGCAGCGATGAATGTAATGGCAGCAGAACGACAAAGAGCAAAATCCATTGTGCAAAAAAGTTATCGCAACAAAGGTGAACCAAAGTCAGTTATGATATtttaaaaggagagggagagagattggaCCGAGCTGACATGTGATGAATGAATAGTAGACTGAAACAGAGAGAATTTGAGCAAGCATGATGCGAAAAACAAATGAGCTGGTCAGTGACTGCGAACCCCATCCCTACTCATGACTCAGACTGCCTTCTTGCTTTGTCTTTTTGCTCCCAGCAtctcctccatctctctctctctctctttagtgCTGACCCTATAATGAGCCATGTGACACACGCATCTCAGGTGGCAGACTGCCTACTCCATCCACCACTCGTGGATCTACCggccaccactgccaccaccactgcagCCAGCTCACCATTCACTGTGACTGCGGCCACCACCATTGCCCACCCACCAGACACAGACTGCTGCTTCAGGGAAGCAACTAGAGGTGCTCCGAGGTGGCTCTCTGGACTTAACACTCCTGAGTTGGAGACATTGTGGTTGAGGCAGCCACAGAGAGCATAGACAGATCATGTCAGTTCAACTGCCCATCTCATTCTAGCATGACCAAGAAATAGAAATAGGAGGCACTGCAGATTGGACCAGATGATTCTCAATGGGTAGAGATCTAAGTATCctcagagggaaggagaaggtttAGCCCACACTAGGGGccaaaggaagagaaaagggagagTGTGAGTGGTTAGGTCAGATTCAGTTGTGTCCACCTGGGAAGAAGTGGGGCAGTTCTAGGTTCCATACAACTGCATTCCAAAGTGCTAACTTGCACTTGGACACATTCGGTCTGCATTCCCAATAAGCCAGTTTGGTTGTCAAAATTAGCATGGAAGGTTATTTGACTGGCTCTCTGATTCCAGGAATTAAGGAGACAGCTCCTCTGCAGGACAAGAGCTATTAAGGTCTTCAAAGGAGACTCCTGCTGCGCTCCCCCCAACACATCCACAAGGAAATGACTCTAGTGCCAGCCCAGTTTAGATACAGGTAAAGAAGAAatctgtactccccccccccccgcggctcaATCAAACCTACTATTCGGTTAGGAAGATTTGCCTCAAGCAACTGCTGACACCACAACAATGTGATCCACACCTGTATCTCATTGCAAATTCTAGCATTTAGCAGACCAAGCAATCCTAAGTATAGTAAGCCAGTGGGACCCGCTTGACTGAAGCCAGTGTTAGTTACCCCTATTCCAAACTCAGTTCAGGAGTAGGGCTACTGGCAGCTGAGCTAGCCAagtctggcagagggaaaacaagtctTTAAGACAGAGTTTcacttcacggcctaggaccctcgtacctacgggaccgcctctcctggtatgccccacagagagcctcaagatccataaataacaacaccctagtggtcccaggccctaaggaagttagattggcttcaaccagagccagggccttttcaactctggctccagcctggtggaacgctctgcctcatgagaccagggccctgcaggatctgatttctttccgcagggcctgtaagacagggttgttctgcctggcctttggcttggagccaatttgattccctccctccctctctttcttttttcttttccttctcctcctgtgatgaggctacattttaatattttaatgttccgttattttaatgttgtattttatttttgtttttaagttgtaatcattcatcttgtttttattattgcttgtaagctgctctgagcccggccttggctggggagggtggggtataaataaaaaattattattattattattattattattattattattattattattattattattaacagcaccCCTTTTTGCTGATGTACCTCTGCAGGCTTGCTAGATCACATGACTTAGCTGAACAGAGTTAAGATCTAGGGTAAGGAACTTATACCAATGTAAGGTCCACTTGATTTGATTCAGCTTGCTACACCAGGATGAAGATGTTTCACTAGCATTTTGCTAACTGAATCAGGATTTGGAGCTTATGCCGGCATAGCCCAGCTATGCCAGGAAAAAGCTGGCTGAGCTTCTGGAGCCGACCTCTCTCAACCCAGCAGGTTTGGGGTTTGAATTGTCCCCTTTATGGCATCTGTAAACAGTTGTCCACAATAGTACCTCTACAGCAAGATGACATACAGCACGGGTATGGAGATGTATCGCTTGATGAGGAATCAGGATGTGCTTAACGGTGGAGTTGCTTCCATCAACCTTTTGCCGGCCAACCCTTTTGCTAAAGGGTTCCATTCCCTCCTACACACAAAATGCCCAGCCAAATCAAAGGTGTCAAAGATTCCATTCATCCAGAAACCTCTTTTCATTCTAGGATCAATGAGGGTAGGGGCTGATAGCTTCATTCAGGGGAAAGAACGGAATCAGTGGCCGCCTCTAGTGTAGACCATCTTTCTGAGAATTCTTCCCAAAGACACCTCAAATGGAAAATGGATGTGTTCCCAACCTTTCCTGATGTGATACCCGAGTCATACTGAATCTTCCCTTGCTATTCCCCGCCATTTCAGATTTCCACAAACATATCACTACTGCATTTCTGTTTGTTTGGAAGTTCATGCATAGTAAAACTATTCCCTATATGCATATTATTTTTGTTAAGTTTTATGCTGGATCCCGTTTCACTTTCCCCACCAACATTTTTAGAATCCCTTGGTTTTTCCCCCTCCACTGAATTACATTATGCTTAGTGATTCTTGTGTCTCTGTTAGATTCATGAGTTGAATGTCTACATATTTTGAGAAGCACCGTTAAAGGCATTTAGTGTAAACCTATGTAAAACTCTGTAAGCTTGTTAGCTAAGGACTACTTCACACTCCTTGTGGACATGACTACATATAACATATTTTACATCCACAAGTAAAAATATAATGTATGCAAACAGGTGCATTGCACAGGTGCATGTGTCAGGAAGCTGTGATGGgctctggttccctgcaacctgcACCACATGGTATCATGTATCCACTTGGTATTTACCCCCACCTAATGTGTGAAGTAGACCGGGCATCATGATCAATCAAGAGAACATAATCCAAAAGGCAGGTGTGGGTGGTTCTAACAACACACTTGTCCACAATGCCAAGGGAACAGCTACCTGTGATATCATGTCTGAAACTAGCAGACATCATTGTTTTTACCTGACTATACTTGAATTCATTATAAAAATCTAACTTGAGCTACTGCCCTAAGCCCGTCTATTTGTGTGTCACTGTCATGGAATGGAACAGCCATGAAAGAGAAGTCACCCCCAATCCAGGAAGGATCATGCACAAGCAGAAAGAGGTTTCCATGCGCACATAACTTCACAAAAAGCTACTGTGTACAAAAAGCCACATTTGGTACACCCTGGGAGGacagccatagttcagtggtagattTGATCTGCGTGCAAAAGGTCTCAAACTCAATCCCTAATGTTACCAGATAAAAGGATTAGGCAGCAAcacttggggagggggaacctcTGCCTGAGgctctggagaaccactgccattcCGGTCTAGCTTAGATGGTTCTCTAAGGTGGGTGtgagaaacctttggccctctggatgtaGCTGAACTATGAACCCCATCATTGCTGGCCAAGTTTGCTGCGGTTGATGGGAGATGAGGTTCAGCAGCATCAGGAAGGGCCAAGCTTCCCGACAGCTGCTATAAGCAGCATCATATGTAGACATTATGTGTTGGGAGAACTTTTTCCAGGAGGCACACCTTCTCTCCCACCAGATGGGAGATCTGCATTGTCAGCATTGAGAGGGGAGATTCTTCATAGGCAGTAGCATCCATGTAGCACGCTATTGCACTCGAGGGCTAATGTTttccagattgtgtgtgtgtgtgtgtgtgtgtgtgtgtgtgtgtataaactgagagcacttccagactgttggtGTTTTCAGGTGGGATGCAGTCACGTACTGGCAAATTTATAGGGGAATGGAACAAACCCGCTTTCCCAAAAGCTTGGACTTTTTGAAGTAAGGAAGGTGGCTGGGAAATGTGCTGGAAACTTGCCTCGACACAACTGTCACCTAACTTCTCCACAAACAGATCAGAAAAAAAGCTTGTTAAATAGCCAGAATTCTCAAATCTCCCTGCAAACCAAGAGGAATGAGTACTCAATCAACTGTCCACCTGGTAGTACCCTAGTCAAATTGGTTTAggatctgtttttttttatattccctgtgttaaaaaaaatatgaaattacTTAAAATACCTTGAGAGATTGTCCAGGAGGTTTTCTTTCTCACTCTCTTCACGTCCTTGTCTGCAGCAGAGGTCCATAGGCATTAGGTTATTAAAATTACATTTGCACAGATATGTagacgggggagggggggacccaTTGCACATCAGTTAACTAACTTAAATGTATACAACAAGAATCATACAGGAATTCCATTACTTCTGCATTTAATTCTATAAATATCCCAGCGTTGTCTTTCGTTGGGGACATAATTTATATATGTATTACAACTGATTGACCAACCACTGCACCCAGCAGCTAAGAATGATCAATCCTGTTTGGTGTCTTAGAATGAAAGACACCTCCAAAAGTGTttaggaccacaactcccattaaccccagGGTGGCTATTGGGAAAAGCTGGGCTTAATCTGATGGGCTGTGGTCTGTTCAAAAGGAACATTGGCACAGCCACTCTTGATATTCCATAACCAATGGAAGGCTGTGAAGTTCTCCTTTGCATTCTGGGAGGCTGTAGGATTGATGGGTAGGGAGGCTGCCCACAGAATGAACTCAGCCACAAAGACAACAACACTCCAGAGGGACCCCTTTCCTGGCAGCTCTCTGCTTGCCCTATGCAGAACATAAAGTGGTAGGACCATGACCTCTTAGATTATCTGAGACTTTCACATATACCAAGAGAGAGCTTCATTTATCAAGTTGCTAGCCAATGTCATCTGATTAAGGCATTGTTCGACAGACTGATGGAACAACAGTGATGGCTAAAGTGAACACAAGACCCCaaaagagaaacaacaacaacacacatgaCAGTGAAGCAGCAATGGCAATGAAGTATGTGGACAGCAACATATCAAATACTGATACGCGAATGAGAGACACCAAAGTACCAAATGACTTTGGCTGTCAGCATGAGAAATGGTGAATGATCACAACATAAAGTTGTGAAGGAGAAGTAAAGATGGGGTGGAATAAAGAAAAGTAAACCCACACACACAGTTGCTTTATTTCAGGAGTTTCCAATAGTACATTGCTTTTGGTTAGATTTTGCTGCATTGGTTTTCCAAGCTGTATTCCAGGGAAGGCTGGTGTTCCTTAGAAGCTTGGCTGCTGGTCCTCAATCAGAAGATTATCAGTGGCTAAGCAATGCTGCAATGTAGTTTCCCCATCACTGTCAGTGCTCCTACAAGGGAATGTTATAGGTCACACTGTCAGTTCATTGAGGGTTACACTggtgcctgatcaccttggctGAGAAGTGAGAGGATGCTCTAGAACACTTCCTGGCATCTTCTTCAATGGAATAGGAATACCATGGCAGATGAACTGGAATTCCTCAGTTGACAAATCAGCAGAGTAAGGATTCCCCGAAGGCAAGCAATTTGAAAGCCATTACTTTACTGCACGACAGTACTATGGGTAGGATCCACAGTGGACCAATTCCTTCCtttgtgctttcaccttgtgCAGAGGGGGCATCGAGATGCATCCAATGAACTTCTTCCTTGGACAAGTCTGTTTCATGTAGCCAGCTATGCACATAGTTCATGTCTAAGGATGTTCATATCTGCATGCATAACTTTCCTCCTTGGGCCCACATTCTTCTGGGAaagagaccatagctcagtgcaCATGCCTTGTGTACTGAAGGTCCCTGATTCAGTATGGTGTCTCCAGTTAAAGATCAGGTTGCAGGTAACAAGAAACACCTGCTTGAGAGCTTGGAGAGCGCCTGGTAGTCAGAGTAGATAACTTTGGGCTTGATGGGGAAATAGTCTCACCCTGACATAAGGCACGGGTTTTTCCTAGGGGAAGGGCACATGCTTCATATACTAAAGATCCAagattcagttcctggcatctctaggaaAGCAGGGCTAAGAAAGACCCCATACGAAACTCTGGAGAGGtgcagccagtcagtgtagacaatggtgAGTTAGATGGACAATGGTCTCACTTGGTATAGTGTTCTATATTCCAGCCCAAACGCTCCAGTGTATTGCAGTACTATAGCTGGAACATACCTTGCTCTGCTTTAGGAGGCTATGTAGACTATTCTGTCTATTGTGTTATCTTCTTTTAAACCACATGCCAGTTATTATCTTGATTCTACATATGGTAATGTTAAACTTCCAAATAAAGCTGTTCCAAAAATAATTTCACTTAATGGCCTTAGAACTTTGTCATTCTTCTGATAACAAAGTTACAGATTTGAATGTTTCAAAAGGTCCTCATTGTCTCATCtctgaaaatgtgtgtgtatgcattGTTTGATAGgatgttttaaaatgaaactgATATTCTAGTGTACAGGTTTTATTTTGCCATTGCCGTGTCCTGGTTAGAGCGCTTGATTAGGGCCTGAGATAGCAGGGATGCCCCACTCAGCAATGAGCCAAAAGGCATACCAGCAATGATAGTCAGAATTGGGAGGAACAATAGCTGCACCAGCACAGTATCATTCTGCTATGAGCGTGATTGAAAAAACACACACTGGATTGTAGCCAAAGCGTTCAGATGTTCTTCAGCTTTAACTCTATTGATCAAATAGGAGTTGCTCAAGGAGACAGTGTTAACTGTTGCACCATTACCATTCCTTTCAGCGGGTTTCGCATGAGAAAACTTTTCATTTGATTGTTAGTTATTTCAACTAACACCTGTTGGGAAAATGTTATGAGGAGATTTACCTAGCATCTGTATCTCAGGGTGCTGGAAATTACGGAGTGGCACATTTGCAGCAAAGAGATGACGCTGAATTCTTTGTGAAAAGATGCTTTTGTAATAGATTCGAGTGATGCTATTTGCTCCAATCTCCCAGCATAGAATGGGCTGTAAATcaggatggatagatggatgaaCAAACAATTGGACAGATgactggatggatggatggatggatggattgatggatggatggacagatGAATGGATGAACACTGAAGCTCTTGGAATTGATGCAAACTCTATATATTTAGTTGGTTGAAGTTATCCCCTCATCATGCAATCTCCTGGGTCTCCTATGGTACCAGGTACACCAGCATAAGACTTTCTTGTGCATGCCATGTGGCAATTTATAAGGGGGTTCAGGTGGGGTTTGTCCATTTTGCTTACCCGCTTCTTTTAGTGTTCATTAACCACTGTACAAAATCTTGAGCTCGTATCGTGTCCAAGTACTTGCTGTAATCGCTGGTGAATGTACCTTGTGAATGACGTTTCACTTCATTCAGCTGTCTAGAGTCATCTAATAGTTCAGCCTGGGAAGCCTTGAAGGATCTATAAGTGTGGTTTGTAACAAATTATTTGTACTGAAAATTGCACATTTTGAAAGTCACCGTACCATGTATCAACCTCCTCATAAGAGATATGCAACTAATGTACTAGAAGTAATAATGGCTGCTAAGAAAGGATTGTTAGTTACTTAATAAGAGTTTGGTAATGGGAAATAGAGATTTTGCTTACACAACAAAAGCCAAAGGGACAAAAGCAACACTGGTTGAATTGGCAATTTCATTTGCTGCTGCCTTatccaattttttggggggtagcaAGATTAAATGATAGCATCTTAAACGGACTTCTGTGCCAGCTCTGTTACCAGAAAATACGTAGCCCACATTTGGGTTATTATAGCATTAAAAGTTTGATCTCTGGTGTTTACCTGGATTTCTCTTCTCTGTCTTGAAGGGCACTTTGCCAGCTGCTCTGTACAATCATTAAAAGCAACCCAGCCACAAAGTACATGTTTTTCATTTTCGTCACCTATAGGGCAGAGATAAAGGGGAAATAGTCATTGCAGCCTGCTTCATACACTCGAGACCTGGCCTGAAGACACTGAAAGGTGGATCAGCCATTATACCTCCATGTGGAAGTCACAAAGAACTATTCTGTATACTAGAGGAATTTACATAAGAAGAAGCCTCAGATCAGATTAGATGATCCATTCATTTAAttcattcaccaccaccaccccagtttATGATACGCCTAAAAACCTTAATTTGTGTTCAAAGCAGTAGGGGTCGTTTAATGTACcactctgactgacagcagttcCCCCAGAATCTCAGGCAGAGGTTTTCCCCACCACTTAGTTCCTGACATGTTTAGCTGGAGttgccagagattgaatctgggacagtTTGCATGCTAAGCACATGGCCAtacctttgggggaaagccatgcttATGAAGAATCTACATGTCAATACAGTGAAATCCTAGTGGTCGCTAGCACAGGCATAAAGTCTTCCAAACGTTCTAGGTGAAACCACATGACTAGTGGATTTTACAGCCCCAACCTGGAGTGTTGCTGCCCAGCAGATACAACCCTTAACAGCTTCTGTCACAGGGGTGTGGCATATGAATATGAGCCTTCCTTGGAAGgacacccactgaaatcagtttgACTTCCTTACCTGTGGGATGAATCTCCATAGAGACTAAAAATTAATAGAGGATTTAGAGGATTAAATATGATTTAGAGCAGTGTATCCCAaacttagggacgcaggtggcgctgtgggttaaaccagagagcctaggacttgctgatcagaaggttggtggtttgaatccccgcgacagggtgagct
The nucleotide sequence above comes from Podarcis raffonei isolate rPodRaf1 chromosome 1, rPodRaf1.pri, whole genome shotgun sequence. Encoded proteins:
- the GCG gene encoding pro-glucagon isoform X2, with product MKNMYFVAGLLLMIVQSSWQSALQDREEKSRSFKASQAELLDDSRQLNEVKRHSQGTFTSDYSKYLDTIRAQDFVQWLMNTKRSGNGLARRHAEYERHADGTFTSDISSYLESQAAKEFIAWLANGGGRRDFSEGAGAAEHVGRRHADGTFTSDYHKFLDEEAGKEFVKWLLSNKPTQR
- the GCG gene encoding pro-glucagon isoform X4 is translated as MKNMYFVAGLLLMIVQSSWQSALQDREEKSRQGREESEKENLLDNLSSNGLARRHAEYERHADGTFTSDISSYLESQAAKEFIAWLANGGGRRDFSEGAGAAEHVGRRHADGTFTSDYHKFLDEEAGKEFVKWLLSNKPTQR
- the GCG gene encoding pro-glucagon isoform X3, with the protein product MKNMYFVAGLLLMIVQSSWQSALQDREEKSRSFKASQAELLDDSRQLNEVKRHSQGTFTSDYSKYLDTIRAQDFVQWLMNTKRSGQGREESEKENLLDNLSSFSEGAGAAEHVGRRHADGTFTSDYHKFLDEEAGKEFVKWLLSNKPTQR
- the GCG gene encoding pro-glucagon isoform X1, translated to MKNMYFVAGLLLMIVQSSWQSALQDREEKSRSFKASQAELLDDSRQLNEVKRHSQGTFTSDYSKYLDTIRAQDFVQWLMNTKRSGQGREESEKENLLDNLSSNGLARRHAEYERHADGTFTSDISSYLESQAAKEFIAWLANGGGRRDFSEGAGAAEHVGRRHADGTFTSDYHKFLDEEAGKEFVKWLLSNKPTQR